The following are encoded in a window of Kitasatospora sp. NBC_01250 genomic DNA:
- a CDS encoding ABC transporter permease, whose product MNAYLAVTRASYLAYLRDRTSVIFTFAFPLLFLVVFGLIFHGQSVNGGLSYINYIAPGVLSWGIGNAALFGVAFTLMHWRRDDLLRLIWRTPTPLGSVLGARYLVAVGTGLIQAALFAAVALAAFGLRVTGHWPLALPVLLFGITAFAALGLVVGTLASTPEAVAAVANCVMVPMAFLSGAFYPIDLMPSWLRTLSRALPLRYFDEGVTDAFAGRGGSGVPALDCLALLGFALLFALAAGRFFRWSNQS is encoded by the coding sequence GTGAACGCCTACCTCGCCGTCACCCGGGCCAGCTACCTGGCCTACCTGCGGGACCGCACCTCGGTGATCTTCACCTTCGCCTTCCCGCTGCTCTTCCTGGTCGTCTTCGGGCTGATCTTCCACGGGCAGTCGGTCAACGGCGGCCTGTCGTACATCAACTACATCGCGCCCGGGGTGCTCTCCTGGGGGATCGGCAACGCCGCCCTGTTCGGCGTCGCCTTCACCCTGATGCACTGGCGGCGCGACGACCTGCTGCGCCTGATCTGGCGCACCCCCACCCCGCTGGGCTCGGTGCTCGGCGCCCGCTACCTGGTGGCGGTGGGCACCGGGCTGATCCAGGCGGCCCTGTTCGCGGCCGTCGCGCTGGCCGCCTTCGGCCTGCGCGTCACCGGCCACTGGCCGCTGGCGCTGCCGGTGCTGCTCTTCGGCATCACGGCCTTCGCCGCGCTCGGCCTGGTGGTGGGCACCCTCGCCAGCACGCCGGAGGCGGTGGCCGCGGTCGCCAACTGCGTGATGGTGCCGATGGCGTTCCTGTCCGGCGCGTTCTACCCGATCGACCTGATGCCGAGCTGGCTGCGCACGCTCTCCCGGGCGCTGCCGCTGCGCTACTTCGACGAGGGCGTCACCGACGCCTTCGCCGGGCGCGGCGGGTCGGGCGTCCCGGCGCTGGACTGCCTGGCGCTGCTGGGCTTCGCGCTGCTCTTCGCGCTGGCGGCCGGGCGCTTCTTCCGCTGGAGCAACCAGTCATGA
- a CDS encoding ABC transporter ATP-binding protein has translation MSPAASPSAPAVELAGVTKRYGSVQALDGVSLTVARGEFFGLLGPNGAGKTTLVEIVEGLRTPDAGRVAVLGEQPWPRNTALLRRLGIQTQSSAFFTRLTAREHLETVAALYRLDRGAALRALDLVDLREKADSRVHELSGGQRQRLALATALVHEPELIFLDEPTAALDPAARRSLWEVLGTLRGAGRTIVCTTHHLDEAQALCDRVAIIAHGSILAQDTPGNLIRSLAAPTRLSLPLHRLTAAEAERLPGVERVAVEGGELVIWTRSANRVLVALGELVDLEEIQTRSATLEDAYLELTGSEHRA, from the coding sequence ATGAGTCCAGCCGCAAGCCCCTCGGCCCCCGCCGTCGAACTGGCCGGGGTGACCAAACGGTACGGCAGCGTGCAGGCGCTCGACGGGGTCTCGCTGACCGTGGCGCGCGGCGAGTTCTTCGGTCTGCTCGGCCCCAACGGCGCCGGCAAGACCACCCTGGTGGAGATCGTGGAGGGCCTGCGCACCCCGGACGCGGGCCGGGTGGCGGTGCTCGGCGAGCAGCCCTGGCCGCGCAACACCGCGCTGCTGCGCCGCCTCGGCATCCAGACCCAGAGCTCGGCCTTCTTCACCCGGCTCACCGCGCGCGAGCACCTGGAGACCGTCGCGGCGCTCTACCGCCTGGACCGGGGCGCCGCGCTGCGCGCTCTCGACCTGGTCGACCTGCGGGAGAAGGCCGACAGCCGGGTCCACGAGCTCTCCGGTGGCCAGCGCCAGCGCCTGGCGCTGGCCACCGCGCTGGTCCACGAGCCCGAGCTGATCTTCCTGGACGAGCCGACCGCCGCGCTCGACCCGGCCGCCCGGCGCTCGCTCTGGGAGGTGCTGGGCACGCTGCGCGGAGCCGGTCGGACCATCGTCTGCACCACCCACCACCTGGACGAGGCGCAGGCGCTGTGCGACCGGGTGGCGATCATCGCGCACGGCTCGATCCTGGCCCAGGACACCCCCGGCAACCTGATCCGCTCGCTCGCCGCCCCCACCCGGCTCAGCCTGCCGCTGCACCGGCTGACCGCCGCCGAGGCCGAGCGCCTGCCCGGGGTGGAGCGGGTCGCCGTCGAGGGCGGCGAGCTGGTGATCTGGACCAGGTCGGCCAACCGGGTGCTGGTCGCGCTCGGCGAACTGGTCGACCTGGAGGAGATCCAGACCCGCAGCGCGACCCTGGAGGACGCCTACCTGGAGCTGACCGGATCGGAGCACCGCGCGTGA
- a CDS encoding M50 family metallopeptidase, translated as MTERQLLDLRPRIRPEIRISRPLLRGTTPVHLLKDPVSGRRLTVGTKEHFIISRLDGSRSLAEVGEEYARQFRARLGEPQWQQLLGLLHSRGLLGTAPAPGPEAAGRPSEPARSTVLAGRVRMVADAPALLDRLHAATGLLRRRWFLTALFTLVAALLTGLAAQSGALLRDTGQLFHQPVALFAVGTLLWVSLALHELGHGLVGRAFGGRITEIGLRWRLPATYLYCEVEDVQFFARRRQQIATACAGALVNLVFLLPWYLAWNLLPAHAQARPFIGGLLLLGAVLAFANLVPLPPLDGYQALGYALDCLQLATESRRFVALLARSAVRRGPGTSGYPRRLRLVYGGYALGCAALAATALAALGPLARRLLPAGWAPVAGLAPLLVVALALALWAGGLVLRTHRKRQAT; from the coding sequence ATGACGGAGCGTCAACTGCTCGACCTGCGACCGCGGATCCGCCCGGAGATCCGGATCAGCCGCCCGCTGCTGCGCGGCACCACGCCGGTGCACCTGCTCAAGGACCCGGTCAGCGGCCGTCGTCTGACGGTCGGCACCAAGGAGCACTTCATCATCAGCCGGCTGGACGGCAGCCGGTCGCTGGCCGAGGTCGGCGAGGAGTACGCGCGGCAGTTCCGGGCGCGGCTCGGCGAGCCGCAGTGGCAGCAGCTGCTGGGCCTGCTGCACAGCCGCGGCCTGCTCGGCACCGCCCCGGCGCCGGGCCCCGAGGCCGCCGGGCGGCCGTCCGAGCCGGCCCGCTCCACCGTGCTGGCGGGCCGGGTGCGGATGGTCGCCGACGCGCCTGCGCTGCTCGACCGGCTGCACGCGGCCACCGGCCTGCTGCGCCGGCGCTGGTTCCTAACCGCCCTGTTCACCCTGGTGGCCGCGCTGCTGACCGGCCTGGCCGCACAGTCCGGCGCGCTGCTGCGGGACACCGGGCAGCTGTTCCACCAGCCGGTGGCGCTGTTCGCCGTCGGCACCCTGCTCTGGGTGAGCCTGGCCCTGCACGAGCTCGGGCACGGCCTGGTCGGCCGGGCGTTCGGCGGCCGGATCACCGAGATCGGCCTGCGCTGGCGGCTGCCGGCGACCTACCTGTACTGCGAGGTGGAGGACGTCCAGTTCTTCGCCCGGCGCCGCCAGCAGATCGCCACCGCCTGCGCCGGCGCGCTGGTCAACCTGGTCTTCCTGCTGCCCTGGTACCTCGCCTGGAACCTGCTGCCCGCGCACGCCCAGGCCCGGCCGTTCATCGGCGGCCTGCTGCTGCTCGGCGCGGTGCTGGCCTTCGCCAACCTGGTCCCGCTGCCGCCGCTGGACGGCTACCAGGCCCTCGGCTACGCCCTGGACTGCCTCCAACTCGCCACCGAGAGCCGCCGGTTCGTCGCCCTGCTGGCCCGCTCGGCGGTGCGCCGCGGTCCGGGGACCAGCGGCTACCCCCGGCGCCTGCGACTGGTCTACGGCGGCTACGCGCTCGGCTGCGCCGCGCTGGCGGCCACCGCGCTCGCCGCGCTGGGGCCACTGGCCCGCCGGCTGCTGCCGGCCGGCTGGGCGCCGGTGGCCGGCCTCGCACCGCTGCTGGTGGTGGCCCTCGCGCTGGCGCTGTGGGCCGGCGGCCTGGTCCTGCGCACCCACCGCAAGCGGCAGGCGACCTGA
- a CDS encoding lantibiotic dehydratase C-terminal domain-containing protein — MADHPAGGAPGDWQAFHIFYAASPRPLLLQCVRPLVEELTEQGLLAGYFFINYWLEGPHLRLRLRPATPAAAGEVTERAEAAIAAFLRRRPALYEVKDSFFAELYNTLFELEYREEDRERLLGPDGRMRLRENNTFSAEPYEPEYGKYGGPAGVALAEWHFQRSSDLVIEAARTMNLHLRTVVLGLAAQLMMTMSACFLPDQEQLLAFLDRYHAFWNGAFEGTNFTAQQGYDRAYGSTGEALADRFHTIRAAIGAGVPERLPTLLRDWAEHCLQLRARAAALAERGELVFRSWDGTRDLPVTDLAQALPMLLSPYAHMTNNRLSVTVRDEAYLSYVLARALREPRAAVSS; from the coding sequence ATGGCTGACCACCCCGCCGGAGGCGCCCCCGGCGACTGGCAGGCCTTCCACATCTTCTACGCCGCCAGCCCGCGCCCGCTGCTGCTCCAGTGCGTGCGCCCGCTGGTCGAGGAGCTGACCGAACAGGGCCTGCTCGCCGGGTACTTCTTCATCAACTACTGGCTGGAGGGTCCGCACCTGCGGCTGCGGCTGCGCCCTGCCACCCCCGCGGCGGCCGGCGAGGTGACCGAGCGCGCCGAGGCGGCGATCGCGGCCTTCCTGCGCCGCCGCCCCGCCCTCTACGAGGTGAAGGACAGCTTCTTCGCCGAGCTCTACAACACCCTCTTCGAGCTGGAGTACCGCGAGGAGGACCGCGAACGCCTGCTCGGTCCGGACGGGCGGATGCGGCTGCGCGAGAACAACACCTTCAGCGCCGAACCGTACGAGCCGGAGTACGGCAAGTACGGCGGCCCGGCCGGAGTGGCGCTCGCCGAGTGGCACTTCCAGCGCTCCAGCGACCTGGTCATCGAGGCCGCCCGCACCATGAACCTGCACCTGCGCACCGTGGTGCTGGGGCTGGCCGCGCAGCTGATGATGACCATGTCGGCCTGCTTCCTGCCCGACCAGGAGCAGCTGCTGGCCTTCCTGGACCGCTACCACGCCTTCTGGAACGGGGCGTTCGAGGGCACCAACTTCACCGCGCAGCAGGGCTACGACCGCGCCTACGGCAGCACCGGCGAGGCGCTGGCGGACCGGTTCCACACCATCCGCGCGGCCATCGGCGCCGGCGTGCCCGAGCGCCTGCCCACCCTGCTGCGCGACTGGGCGGAGCACTGCCTCCAACTGCGCGCCCGGGCCGCGGCCCTGGCCGAGCGCGGCGAGCTGGTCTTCCGCTCCTGGGACGGCACCCGCGACCTGCCGGTGACCGATCTCGCCCAGGCGCTGCCGATGCTGCTCTCCCCCTACGCCCACATGACCAACAACCGGCTCTCGGTGACCGTGCGCGACGAGGCCTACCTCTCCTACGTGCTGGCCCGCGCGCTGCGCGAACCGCGGGCCGCGGTGAGTTCATGA
- a CDS encoding lantibiotic dehydratase, with amino-acid sequence MLRVGGLPVETVHALRAPESLDWAERLLAEEERLADLGARLSEPLSALVRTAGDAGRRRELLAVRRQVFNNRLPDRPAELGALAAELGGSTGELLAQWLRARHHLARLAERGEPLLAAELLSTRDELRRIAGSEELRLGLLLASPSLVDGLDRRQRADPAAPLDKRARKLERSLLSYLYRTACKTSPFSTFTAVAAGTFSPAATGTAAEQTGTTPEQAELQLGPGRTSHPRLNVVVLARLAELIAADPGRRRDLPLTPASGWELTEDRVRYVRRSVTAGDTAAAVSFDAAHDRLFFLRLSGVLEHLLEFFGERPLIRFGELAALLSARTGGSTVDAERYLTALLDVGMLQLPALGTDVHAADPLRAFQAALHSLDRPWAEAAAARLAGPAAVIDRYPAADPPTRRALLTELRRELTALQSELAGGEAPALPQTLLYEDVAAGEVAADRAEWREPAARLRELARILPVFDLGLARRLTLKGFFLARFGHGGSCPDLLQLVHDFHEDIFNQYLQFTALKPEQGEDGGYLPEENWLGRPELTALDRARTELSRRMAELFAKLPDGSEELLLEDADLSAVAAELAPLGEEFAPHSHFVQLARRARGPLAVLNHSYGGLAFPFTRFTHCFDQPDGAGLPARLREALLAAQPEGAVFAEVTAGSATTNLNLHARLTEYEIVCPGERSTAPEAAQLRLDDLSVAHDPVADRLHLRSRRLGREVIPLYLGYLVPMVLPEVPRSLLLFSPTSRVTPQLWRGVPAGPATDGVTRRPRVRYGNLVLQRLSWTVAAQGLPVARTGGGEAGRFLAWQRWRRRLGLPLQLFVQVHPQGGAGPRLGSVKPQYLDFASPLSLLALEGLLTGGPAELVLTEMLPGEQELHVRSARGRHVAELALEIVPRTTAAATGQREGEPSHG; translated from the coding sequence ATGCTGCGGGTCGGCGGACTTCCCGTCGAGACGGTGCACGCCCTGCGCGCACCCGAATCCCTCGACTGGGCCGAGCGGTTGCTGGCCGAGGAGGAGCGACTGGCCGACCTGGGTGCCCGGCTCAGCGAACCGCTCTCCGCGCTGGTGCGGACGGCCGGGGACGCCGGCCGGCGACGCGAACTGCTGGCGGTGCGGCGGCAGGTGTTCAACAACCGGCTGCCCGACCGGCCGGCCGAACTCGGCGCGCTGGCGGCCGAACTCGGCGGCAGCACCGGCGAGCTGCTGGCCCAGTGGCTGCGCGCCCGCCACCACCTGGCGCGGCTCGCCGAGCGCGGCGAACCGCTGCTCGCCGCCGAACTCCTCTCCACTCGTGACGAGTTGCGCCGGATCGCCGGGAGCGAGGAGCTGCGCCTGGGCCTGCTGCTCGCCTCCCCCTCCCTGGTGGACGGCCTGGACCGCCGGCAACGCGCCGATCCCGCCGCCCCCTTGGACAAGCGCGCCCGCAAGCTGGAACGGTCGCTGCTCTCCTACCTGTACCGGACCGCCTGCAAGACCAGCCCGTTCAGCACCTTCACCGCGGTCGCCGCGGGCACCTTCAGCCCCGCCGCGACGGGCACCGCTGCGGAACAGACCGGCACCACTCCCGAGCAGGCGGAGCTGCAACTCGGCCCCGGGCGGACCAGCCACCCCCGACTGAACGTGGTCGTCCTCGCCCGGCTGGCCGAGCTGATCGCCGCCGACCCCGGGCGCCGTCGCGACCTGCCCCTGACGCCCGCCTCCGGCTGGGAGCTGACCGAGGACCGGGTCCGCTACGTGCGCCGCTCGGTCACCGCCGGGGACACCGCCGCGGCGGTGAGCTTCGACGCCGCCCACGACCGGCTCTTCTTCCTGCGGCTGAGCGGAGTACTGGAGCACCTGCTGGAGTTCTTCGGCGAGCGCCCGCTGATCCGCTTCGGCGAGCTGGCCGCGCTGCTGAGTGCCCGCACCGGCGGCAGCACCGTGGACGCCGAGCGCTACCTGACCGCGCTGCTCGACGTCGGCATGCTCCAACTGCCCGCGCTCGGCACCGATGTGCACGCCGCCGACCCGCTGCGCGCCTTCCAGGCGGCGCTGCACTCGCTGGACCGGCCGTGGGCCGAGGCCGCCGCGGCACGCCTGGCGGGCCCGGCCGCCGTGATCGACCGCTACCCGGCGGCGGACCCGCCGACCCGACGCGCCCTGCTCACCGAACTGCGCCGGGAACTCACCGCCCTGCAGAGCGAGCTGGCGGGCGGAGAGGCGCCCGCGCTCCCCCAGACCCTGCTCTACGAGGACGTGGCGGCGGGCGAGGTGGCCGCGGACCGCGCCGAGTGGCGCGAGCCCGCCGCCCGCCTGCGCGAACTCGCCCGGATCCTGCCCGTCTTCGACCTGGGCCTGGCCCGCCGGCTCACCCTGAAGGGCTTCTTCCTGGCCCGCTTCGGCCACGGCGGCAGCTGCCCGGACCTGCTCCAGCTGGTGCACGACTTCCACGAGGACATCTTCAACCAGTACCTGCAGTTCACCGCGCTCAAGCCGGAGCAGGGCGAGGACGGCGGCTACCTGCCCGAGGAGAACTGGCTGGGCCGCCCCGAGCTCACCGCCCTCGACCGGGCCCGCACCGAACTCTCCCGGCGGATGGCCGAGTTGTTCGCCAAGCTGCCCGACGGCAGCGAGGAGCTGCTGTTGGAGGACGCCGACCTGTCCGCCGTCGCCGCCGAACTCGCACCGCTCGGCGAGGAGTTCGCGCCGCACAGCCACTTCGTCCAGCTGGCCCGCCGCGCACGCGGGCCGCTGGCCGTGCTCAACCACTCGTACGGCGGCCTGGCCTTCCCCTTCACCCGCTTCACCCACTGCTTCGACCAGCCGGACGGCGCCGGCCTGCCCGCCCGACTGCGCGAGGCACTGCTGGCCGCCCAGCCCGAGGGCGCGGTGTTCGCCGAGGTGACCGCGGGATCGGCCACCACCAACCTCAACCTGCACGCCCGGCTGACGGAGTACGAGATCGTCTGCCCCGGGGAGCGCAGCACCGCCCCGGAGGCCGCCCAACTGCGGCTCGACGACCTGTCCGTGGCGCACGACCCGGTCGCCGACCGGCTGCACCTGCGCTCGCGCCGGCTGGGCCGGGAGGTGATCCCGCTCTATCTGGGCTACCTGGTGCCGATGGTGCTGCCCGAGGTGCCGCGCAGCCTGCTGCTCTTCTCGCCCACCTCACGGGTCACCCCGCAGCTGTGGCGCGGGGTGCCCGCCGGCCCGGCCACCGACGGGGTGACCCGGCGCCCCCGGGTGCGGTACGGCAACCTGGTTCTCCAGCGCCTTAGTTGGACGGTGGCAGCACAGGGGCTGCCGGTCGCCCGGACGGGCGGCGGCGAGGCCGGGCGGTTCCTTGCCTGGCAGCGCTGGCGCCGCCGGCTCGGGCTCCCCCTGCAGCTCTTCGTCCAGGTGCATCCACAGGGCGGCGCCGGCCCGCGGCTGGGCTCCGTCAAGCCGCAGTACCTGGACTTCGCCAGCCCGCTCTCGCTGCTCGCCCTGGAGGGCCTGCTCACCGGCGGCCCGGCCGAGCTGGTCCTGACCGAGATGCTGCCCGGCGAACAGGAGCTGCACGTGCGCTCCGCCCGGGGCCGGCACGTCGCCGAACTGGCCCTGGAGATCGTCCCCCGCACCACGGCCGCCGCCACCGGGCAGCGGGAAGGAGAGCCCAGCCATGGCTGA
- a CDS encoding nitroreductase family protein: MGYAHEYAAAVMRRGRVPMEPADFVPDWADRPRKGKYYPGAERLPLPDGPAAPGASVQRGLFGPRGQGGFTLPLLGGMLRDSYGLTGRRLAVQANSDLGSLPFATHANFSRGTASGGGLYPIGIHWVCGPSGPFTPGVYHYATGHHAMERLLTGDVSGEVRAALGRAPSQEGDGWETDQFLVLGVKFWQNAFKYNSFSYHVVAMDIGALLETWRIWARAHGLHIGAALWFDEPRLTRLLGMAPEEEGVFAVVPLRWQHGRPAAAARAGAVPAEVRVHAVDQERSRTVLDFETVRRVHAATLAGASDRPAPGVLAQGLGRVPPFPPDAAAGSADLRLPAPQPLTAGVRTALRARRSSFGRFTAEPPMSAAQLATALAAAATAARLDTDAEAGTPQGPDGPPLTRLYVFVNHVTGIAPGAYAYLPGGDRAALRQVGSGAPGAFLQRTYFLANYNLEQAAAVIAVAAPAGAVLDAVGDRGLRLVNAAVGACSQALYTATAAARLACGVALGFDCVSYAEELGLTERGEVPMLIMMVGQEHRSPADFDHRIA; this comes from the coding sequence ATGGGCTACGCCCACGAGTACGCCGCCGCGGTGATGCGGCGCGGCCGGGTGCCGATGGAGCCGGCCGACTTCGTGCCCGACTGGGCCGACCGGCCGCGCAAGGGCAAGTACTACCCCGGCGCCGAGCGCCTGCCGCTGCCGGACGGGCCGGCGGCACCGGGCGCCAGCGTCCAGCGCGGCCTGTTCGGGCCGCGCGGGCAGGGCGGGTTCACCCTGCCGCTGCTCGGCGGGATGCTCCGCGACTCCTACGGCCTGACCGGGCGGCGGCTGGCCGTGCAGGCCAACTCGGACCTGGGCTCGCTGCCGTTCGCCACCCACGCCAACTTCTCCCGCGGCACCGCCTCCGGCGGCGGGCTGTACCCGATCGGCATCCACTGGGTCTGCGGGCCCAGCGGCCCGTTCACGCCCGGCGTCTACCACTACGCCACCGGCCACCATGCGATGGAGCGCCTGCTGACCGGCGACGTCTCGGGCGAGGTGCGCGCGGCGCTGGGCCGGGCGCCGAGCCAGGAGGGGGACGGCTGGGAGACCGACCAGTTCCTCGTGCTCGGGGTCAAGTTCTGGCAGAACGCCTTCAAGTACAACAGCTTCTCGTACCACGTGGTCGCCATGGACATCGGTGCGCTGCTGGAGACCTGGCGGATCTGGGCCCGCGCGCACGGCCTGCACATCGGTGCCGCACTCTGGTTCGACGAGCCGAGGCTGACCCGGCTGCTCGGCATGGCGCCCGAGGAGGAGGGCGTCTTCGCCGTCGTCCCGCTGCGCTGGCAGCACGGCCGGCCGGCCGCCGCGGCCCGTGCCGGGGCCGTCCCCGCCGAGGTGCGGGTGCACGCCGTGGACCAGGAACGCTCGCGCACGGTCCTGGACTTCGAGACCGTGCGGCGCGTGCACGCCGCCACCCTGGCGGGTGCGAGCGACCGACCGGCTCCCGGCGTGCTCGCGCAGGGACTGGGCCGTGTCCCACCATTCCCACCGGACGCGGCAGCGGGTAGCGCCGACCTCCGGCTGCCCGCCCCGCAGCCGCTCACCGCCGGGGTGCGCACCGCCCTGCGGGCCCGGCGCAGCAGCTTCGGCCGGTTCACCGCCGAGCCGCCGATGAGCGCGGCCCAGCTGGCCACCGCACTGGCCGCCGCCGCGACCGCCGCCCGCCTGGACACCGATGCGGAGGCCGGCACGCCCCAGGGCCCCGACGGACCGCCGCTGACCCGGCTCTACGTCTTCGTCAATCACGTCACCGGCATCGCGCCGGGCGCCTACGCCTACCTCCCGGGCGGCGACCGTGCCGCGCTGCGACAGGTCGGGAGCGGGGCACCGGGCGCGTTCCTGCAGCGCACCTACTTCCTGGCCAACTACAACCTGGAGCAGGCCGCTGCGGTGATCGCGGTGGCGGCACCGGCCGGCGCCGTGCTGGACGCGGTGGGCGACCGGGGTCTGCGGCTGGTCAACGCGGCCGTCGGCGCCTGCTCCCAGGCGCTCTACACCGCCACCGCCGCGGCCCGGCTGGCCTGCGGCGTGGCGCTGGGCTTCGACTGCGTCTCCTACGCCGAGGAGTTGGGGCTGACGGAGCGCGGCGAGGTGCCGATGCTGATCATGATGGTCGGCCAGGAGCACCGCAGCCCCGCCGACTTCGACCACCGGATCGCCTGA